The following proteins are co-located in the Desulfoscipio sp. XC116 genome:
- a CDS encoding HNH endonuclease signature motif containing protein, translated as MSRKGETMTRQPNRTLQDESFHPRTILAVWNKATIVSNHYCDLRKDRCGAWIRFADYDNVNSDFGWEIDHKKPVARGGTDDSDNLQPLHWRNNRGKGDNWPNWTCSYRQDS; from the coding sequence TTGTCTCGGAAAGGAGAAACTATGACACGCCAGCCAAATCGCACTTTACAAGATGAGTCCTTTCATCCGCGGACGATTTTAGCCGTATGGAATAAGGCCACCATTGTCTCCAACCATTATTGCGATTTAAGAAAAGACCGGTGCGGCGCATGGATTAGATTTGCTGATTATGATAATGTCAATTCGGATTTCGGTTGGGAAATTGACCATAAGAAGCCGGTGGCCAGGGGTGGCACAGATGACTCAGATAATCTTCAACCGCTGCATTGGCGCAATAATCGGGGTAAAGGCGATAATTGGCCGAATTGGACTTGTTCATATCGGCAGGATAGTTAG
- a CDS encoding type I restriction-modification system subunit M has translation MATTRKDIEAALWRGANTFRGAIDAANYKDYILPMLFVKYLSDTYLEKLEELEKKYNDPVRVERAIRRLPFVIKEKHRFSWLYQNRYNNNLGELINIALRGIEDDNPSLFNRVFRNIDFNSEAMLGNHKQKNTRLRELLEDFEPLDLRPSSIQPEEGKVAADTIGDAYEYMIGEFARQAGKKAGSFFTPSEVSELMAYIVNPKINDTMYDPTCGSGSLLIKTGKKAIEKENGNVKILALYGQEMNGSSWSMAKMNMFIHEIMDAKIAWGDSLANPMHLDSDGNLMQFDVIVANMPFSQDKWAAGFNTGGEMAGKGKEFKMEAALDKYHRFDWGVPPASKGDWAFLLHMIASLKSGGRIAAVAPHGVLFRGASEGRIRQAVIEKNLLDAVIGLPANLFYGTGIPACILVFKKNRNRDDVLFIDASGKDENGNLRYAKDKNQNRLETKHVNDIVKAYENRAEIKKFAHVAAADEIKANEYNLNIPRYVDTFEEEELVDIEQVKNNIADIQKELAEVEAQMARYLKELGL, from the coding sequence ATGGCTACTACAAGAAAAGATATTGAGGCGGCTCTTTGGAGAGGTGCGAATACTTTTAGAGGAGCTATAGATGCGGCTAACTATAAAGATTACATATTACCTATGCTTTTTGTGAAATATTTGAGCGATACCTATTTGGAAAAGCTCGAAGAGTTGGAGAAAAAATATAATGACCCGGTGAGGGTAGAAAGAGCAATAAGAAGACTTCCTTTTGTTATTAAAGAAAAACACAGATTTTCCTGGCTTTATCAAAACAGGTATAACAATAATTTGGGGGAATTAATTAATATTGCCTTGCGGGGAATTGAAGATGATAATCCTTCGCTGTTTAACCGGGTATTTAGAAATATTGACTTTAATAGTGAAGCCATGCTGGGCAATCATAAACAAAAGAATACCCGGTTGAGGGAATTGCTTGAGGATTTTGAGCCCCTTGATTTGCGTCCTTCTTCCATCCAGCCTGAGGAAGGTAAGGTGGCGGCCGACACCATAGGCGATGCCTATGAATATATGATTGGCGAGTTTGCCAGGCAGGCGGGTAAAAAAGCCGGATCTTTCTTCACCCCGTCGGAAGTTTCGGAACTGATGGCATACATTGTTAATCCCAAAATTAATGACACTATGTATGACCCAACGTGCGGCTCCGGTTCTTTGCTTATTAAGACCGGGAAGAAAGCCATTGAGAAGGAAAATGGCAATGTAAAGATTCTTGCTTTGTACGGGCAGGAAATGAACGGATCTTCCTGGTCTATGGCTAAAATGAACATGTTTATCCATGAAATTATGGACGCCAAGATTGCCTGGGGCGATTCCCTTGCCAATCCCATGCACCTGGACTCCGACGGCAATCTTATGCAGTTTGATGTCATCGTAGCGAATATGCCCTTTTCGCAGGATAAATGGGCGGCAGGTTTTAACACCGGCGGCGAAATGGCCGGCAAAGGCAAGGAATTCAAGATGGAAGCAGCCCTTGATAAATATCACCGCTTTGACTGGGGAGTTCCCCCTGCCAGTAAAGGCGATTGGGCGTTTTTGCTGCATATGATAGCCAGTCTGAAAAGCGGTGGCAGAATTGCCGCCGTTGCTCCCCATGGTGTTTTATTCAGAGGTGCGTCCGAAGGAAGGATCAGACAGGCCGTAATCGAAAAAAACTTGTTGGATGCGGTTATCGGTTTGCCCGCAAACCTTTTTTACGGCACCGGCATTCCGGCATGCATCCTGGTGTTTAAGAAAAACCGCAATCGTGATGATGTGCTTTTTATTGACGCCTCCGGCAAGGATGAAAACGGCAACCTTCGCTATGCGAAAGATAAGAACCAGAACAGGCTTGAAACAAAACACGTCAACGATATTGTAAAGGCTTATGAGAACCGTGCGGAGATTAAAAAATTCGCTCATGTGGCAGCCGCCGACGAGATAAAAGCCAACGAATACAACCTGAATATCCCCCGGTATGTTGATACTTTTGAGGAAGAGGAATTGGTGGATATTGAACAGGTAAAAAACAATATTGCCGATATCCAAAAGGAGCTTGCCGAAGTGGAAGCTCAGATGGCCAGGTATCTCAAGGAGCTGGGATTATGA
- a CDS encoding restriction endonuclease subunit S, which produces MNRICYNYKNYLFPEDWAEYKLSQLLEVVERPVNMVDDQEYNLITIKRNFGGIESRGKLTGERILVKSQFEIREGDFIISKRQIVHGACAIVPKKYEGATVSNEYDVMNCNNRLLPSFFKYYVQLPFMRRYFYIASDGVHVEKLRFKTDAWLRQKIRIPSVMEQQSITSILTACDKVICLKEQLIAEKKKQKKWLMQNLLTGKKTLPGFKGEFREIRLGDIGNTYAGLSGKSKGDFGYGKYFIPYINVFENTVIDTKKLEFVNISENEKQNKVLYGDILFTSTSETQGEIGMSSVYLDNIDNVYLNSFCVGFRMNNFDTLLPEFACYYFRGSYFRSVLNMLAQGATRYNLSRSSLVNICVKVPAVTEQSAIAEILSTADREIELHKKQLDELKEQKKALMQLLLTGIVRVNTEKVN; this is translated from the coding sequence ATGAATAGAATTTGTTATAATTATAAGAACTACCTATTCCCGGAAGACTGGGCGGAATACAAGTTAAGCCAACTATTGGAGGTTGTTGAAAGGCCGGTTAATATGGTAGATGATCAAGAATATAACCTCATTACAATTAAACGAAATTTTGGAGGAATTGAAAGTCGAGGTAAATTAACCGGGGAAAGAATTCTGGTGAAAAGCCAGTTTGAAATACGTGAAGGTGATTTCATTATTTCAAAGAGACAGATAGTACACGGAGCATGTGCTATTGTCCCCAAGAAGTACGAAGGGGCGACCGTGTCCAACGAATATGATGTTATGAACTGTAATAACAGGTTATTGCCATCTTTTTTTAAATACTATGTGCAATTGCCTTTTATGAGAAGATATTTTTATATTGCCAGTGATGGCGTTCATGTTGAAAAATTACGATTTAAAACGGATGCCTGGCTAAGACAAAAAATTCGTATTCCATCGGTTATGGAACAACAAAGTATTACCTCGATTCTAACTGCCTGTGATAAGGTTATTTGTTTAAAAGAACAGCTAATCGCTGAGAAAAAAAAGCAAAAAAAGTGGTTGATGCAGAATCTGCTCACAGGTAAGAAAACACTACCCGGATTTAAAGGTGAATTTCGGGAAATTAGGTTGGGGGATATTGGTAATACATATGCTGGCCTAAGCGGGAAAAGTAAAGGTGATTTTGGGTATGGAAAGTATTTTATTCCATACATAAATGTTTTTGAAAACACTGTAATCGATACGAAAAAATTAGAGTTTGTAAATATATCAGAAAATGAAAAACAGAATAAGGTTCTTTATGGAGATATTCTATTTACAAGTACTTCCGAGACTCAGGGCGAAATTGGGATGTCTTCTGTTTATCTTGATAATATAGATAATGTTTATCTTAATAGCTTTTGCGTGGGATTTAGAATGAATAATTTTGATACTTTATTACCTGAGTTTGCATGTTACTATTTTAGGGGTTCTTATTTTAGAAGTGTCCTTAATATGTTGGCTCAAGGGGCAACAAGATATAATTTATCGAGGTCCAGCTTGGTTAATATTTGCGTTAAAGTACCTGCAGTAACTGAGCAATCTGCTATTGCCGAAATTTTATCTACAGCGGATCGTGAAATAGAACTGCACAAAAAGCAGCTCGATGAACTGAAGGAACAGAAAAAAGCTCTGATGCAGCTGCTGCTGACAGGGATTGTGAGAGTCAACACTGAGAAGGTGAATTAA
- a CDS encoding HsdR family type I site-specific deoxyribonuclease, which produces MSNHTIFDERPESQDRAIEVLEKLGYQYIPRSQAEALRGRLSNVLFPEVLREFLQRQSFVYRGRQMPFSDRSIGKAINDIDVPLVSGLMSASKTIYDLLLSGNSYGEDLFDGGRQSFDLKFIDWEQPENNIWQVTDEFSVERPNGKYVRPDIVLLVNGIPLVVMECKKSSIDVDKGVAQNIRNWQPDYIPQLFKYIQIVMAMNPNTVKYGTCGTPTEHFNIWREKNYEWQQEKCNKVSPDGRVTEQDRTIVSMLSRDRLPELIRHFILYDNNVKKIARYQQFFGIQAAMKRIKGEDGKGTRNGVIWHTQGSGKSLTMVMLVKKIIADPDIREPRFILVNDRVNLDKQLRDNFAKTQLSPARAKTGKGLIALLNNNGETIITTLIHKFDAAAKRKVKIKGDNIFLLVDESHRTHSGELHDFMLDVLPNAVKIGFTGTPLLKKHKFNTYTQFGPLIDSYPIIRAVEDGVIVPLVYEGRIIPQDVTSDKIDDYLKYIIAPLNRERQEDMKRRWSRFLPLARTRQRVDMVAFDIHEHFMRFAKPKGFKAMIAASSRSTAIELHKSIKKLGGVKTAVVISPENVKEDDELTSENKEIINAFFKAEVEPLFGSNYEEYYDWAKNSFIGGDDVDVLIVKDMLLTGFDAPVAAVLYVDKPMREHSLLQAVARVNRVYHGKDFGLIVDYWGIFSKLNTAMDMYADEKSGMDGYEQADIESAILGAGDQKLKLAKAYQELWLIFEGKDFDRNSSEGWQSVLADDDLRKIFYQRLSVFSRLIDLAMGSYALFAAVGYDRIQKYKQDLFHFQKLRGAVLLRYNEKVDFSKYEDGIRSLLNNFVLSKPSQIIVEPVSIHDAEGMKEQLEKLDSKAAKGDAIRTRMGKELETCRYDDPLLYKRFSEQVKETLEEYTVSRNDGAYFFKMEKIADDFVRGYTGHHYPVCIDNDSDAKGFYGTIQGIIAEAVNEVPPEMDEAMGQLAIEVKKAVSSRAKVDWRNNVAVHKDMEQALDDLIWDFTEKYNVKLPIEKIDLILEGLKKTAISRY; this is translated from the coding sequence ATGTCCAACCATACCATATTCGACGAACGCCCGGAAAGCCAGGACCGGGCCATAGAGGTTCTAGAAAAGTTAGGTTACCAATACATACCCCGTTCGCAGGCGGAAGCATTACGCGGGCGGCTTTCCAATGTCCTGTTTCCCGAGGTCCTGCGTGAGTTTTTGCAACGCCAGTCCTTTGTATACAGGGGCAGGCAAATGCCTTTTTCCGACCGGTCTATAGGCAAGGCCATTAACGATATCGACGTGCCGCTGGTTTCCGGGCTGATGTCGGCGAGCAAAACGATCTATGACCTGCTCCTTTCCGGCAACAGTTATGGAGAGGACTTATTTGACGGCGGCCGTCAATCCTTTGATTTAAAGTTTATTGACTGGGAGCAGCCCGAGAACAATATATGGCAGGTGACGGATGAATTTTCGGTGGAACGTCCGAACGGCAAATATGTGCGGCCGGATATAGTGCTGCTGGTCAATGGTATCCCCCTTGTAGTGATGGAGTGTAAAAAATCCAGTATTGATGTGGATAAAGGCGTTGCCCAAAATATACGCAATTGGCAGCCTGACTACATTCCCCAGCTGTTTAAATATATTCAAATTGTTATGGCCATGAACCCAAACACCGTTAAATACGGTACTTGCGGTACGCCGACCGAACACTTTAACATATGGCGGGAAAAGAATTATGAGTGGCAGCAGGAAAAATGCAACAAGGTCAGTCCGGACGGAAGAGTTACAGAACAAGACAGAACCATCGTTTCCATGCTTTCCAGGGATAGGCTGCCGGAACTGATTCGCCATTTCATATTATACGATAACAATGTAAAGAAAATTGCCCGCTATCAGCAATTTTTCGGTATACAGGCAGCCATGAAACGCATTAAAGGGGAAGATGGCAAGGGTACTAGAAACGGTGTGATCTGGCATACGCAAGGCAGTGGAAAATCTCTTACCATGGTGATGCTGGTTAAAAAAATAATAGCTGATCCGGATATCAGAGAGCCTCGTTTTATACTTGTAAATGATCGTGTTAATCTGGATAAACAACTGCGGGATAATTTCGCCAAAACGCAGCTTAGCCCGGCCCGGGCCAAAACAGGTAAGGGCTTGATTGCTCTGCTAAATAACAATGGTGAAACTATAATTACTACCCTGATACATAAATTTGACGCGGCGGCCAAAAGAAAAGTCAAAATTAAAGGCGACAATATTTTTTTATTGGTGGACGAAAGCCATCGCACCCACTCGGGCGAACTGCATGACTTTATGCTTGATGTGCTGCCCAACGCGGTAAAAATAGGTTTTACCGGCACGCCGTTGCTTAAGAAACATAAGTTCAATACCTATACACAGTTCGGGCCGCTTATTGACAGTTACCCCATTATCAGGGCTGTAGAAGATGGTGTTATTGTACCCCTTGTCTACGAGGGGAGAATTATTCCACAAGATGTCACAAGCGATAAAATTGATGATTATCTAAAATATATCATTGCACCGCTGAACCGTGAGCGGCAGGAAGATATGAAGCGCAGATGGAGCAGGTTTTTACCCCTGGCCCGGACCCGTCAACGTGTAGACATGGTAGCCTTTGATATTCATGAGCACTTTATGCGTTTTGCCAAGCCGAAGGGATTTAAGGCTATGATTGCAGCCTCTTCACGTTCCACAGCTATTGAACTGCATAAATCAATAAAAAAATTGGGCGGCGTAAAGACGGCGGTGGTGATATCGCCCGAGAACGTTAAAGAGGATGATGAGCTTACCAGCGAAAATAAAGAGATAATAAACGCCTTTTTCAAAGCAGAGGTCGAGCCTCTCTTTGGCAGCAACTACGAGGAATATTATGACTGGGCCAAAAACAGTTTCATTGGCGGCGACGATGTGGATGTGCTTATTGTTAAAGATATGCTGCTGACCGGCTTTGATGCGCCGGTTGCCGCCGTGCTTTATGTGGATAAACCCATGAGGGAACATTCGCTGCTGCAGGCCGTCGCCCGCGTCAATCGTGTATATCACGGTAAAGATTTCGGGCTTATCGTGGATTATTGGGGCATTTTCAGCAAGCTTAACACTGCCATGGATATGTATGCGGATGAAAAATCCGGCATGGATGGATACGAACAGGCCGATATAGAAAGTGCTATTCTTGGCGCTGGTGATCAAAAACTCAAATTGGCTAAGGCATATCAGGAATTGTGGCTAATATTTGAGGGAAAAGATTTTGACCGAAACAGTTCCGAGGGCTGGCAAAGCGTATTGGCAGACGATGACCTCAGAAAAATCTTTTATCAAAGACTATCGGTATTTTCCCGTTTAATTGATTTGGCCATGGGAAGTTATGCGTTGTTTGCAGCTGTTGGATATGACCGGATTCAAAAGTACAAGCAAGATTTGTTTCATTTTCAAAAATTGCGCGGGGCCGTTTTGCTTCGATATAATGAAAAAGTAGATTTTAGTAAATATGAAGACGGTATTCGCAGCCTGCTTAATAATTTTGTTCTATCTAAACCAAGCCAAATTATTGTTGAACCTGTTTCTATTCACGATGCCGAAGGGATGAAGGAACAGCTTGAAAAATTGGATAGTAAAGCCGCCAAAGGGGATGCTATTCGCACCCGTATGGGCAAAGAGCTGGAAACCTGCCGTTATGATGATCCCCTGTTATATAAGAGGTTTTCTGAGCAAGTTAAAGAAACGCTTGAAGAATATACGGTGTCAAGAAATGATGGCGCTTACTTTTTTAAAATGGAAAAAATAGCCGATGATTTTGTAAGAGGCTATACCGGTCATCACTACCCTGTTTGTATAGACAATGACAGCGATGCGAAAGGTTTTTATGGAACGATTCAGGGTATTATTGCCGAAGCTGTAAATGAGGTGCCGCCGGAAATGGATGAAGCAATGGGGCAATTGGCCATTGAGGTCAAAAAAGCTGTTTCAAGCCGCGCAAAAGTGGATTGGCGTAATAATGTAGCCGTGCATAAAGATATGGAACAAGCTCTTGACGACCTGATTTGGGATTTTACTGAAAAATATAATGTAAAATTACCTATTGAAAAAATTGACCTTATATTAGAAGGGCTTAAGAAAACAGCAATTAGCAGGTATTAG
- a CDS encoding SprT family zinc-dependent metalloprotease encodes MEEKNLFKTEIFNGTEVIIERKSVKKIRLKVFPDGVVKISVPYGVSDEWIIEYLRSKTKWVQNSLAYFKDTEASEFETVIKSGITTRILGRQKRIIINEGKRYKIEQEGDYVFIQSPMVSNERALQNQFERWWKKQSNFYFGVVIDKFYPIIAKHGIDKPTHQVRKMKTLWGSCSRKHGKINLNYYLYKAPSCCIDYVVLHELTHFLYSKHNKDFYDFLTVHMPDWKERKRILDYEIVKGLWY; translated from the coding sequence ATGGAAGAAAAAAACTTATTCAAAACAGAAATTTTTAATGGAACGGAAGTAATTATTGAGCGTAAAAGCGTGAAAAAAATTCGGTTAAAGGTGTTTCCGGATGGAGTCGTCAAAATATCCGTACCGTATGGGGTATCGGATGAATGGATAATCGAATATCTCAGGAGCAAAACCAAATGGGTGCAAAATTCCTTGGCTTATTTCAAAGATACCGAAGCCAGCGAGTTTGAAACAGTTATAAAAAGCGGCATAACCACCCGAATTTTAGGCAGGCAAAAAAGGATTATTATCAATGAAGGGAAAAGGTATAAAATAGAACAAGAGGGTGACTATGTCTTTATACAGTCCCCCATGGTTAGTAATGAACGGGCTCTGCAAAATCAATTTGAGCGCTGGTGGAAAAAACAGAGCAATTTTTATTTTGGGGTGGTTATTGATAAATTTTACCCCATTATTGCCAAGCACGGTATTGATAAACCAACACATCAGGTCAGAAAAATGAAAACCCTCTGGGGCAGCTGCTCCAGAAAGCACGGCAAAATAAATTTAAATTACTATTTGTACAAAGCACCGTCTTGTTGTATTGATTATGTTGTTTTGCATGAACTTACGCATTTTCTTTATTCCAAACATAATAAAGATTTTTATGACTTTCTGACTGTACATATGCCGGATTGGAAAGAGCGCAAAAGAATTCTTGACTACGAAATAGTAAAAGGACTCTGGTATTAA
- a CDS encoding sirohydrochlorin cobaltochelatase, with amino-acid sequence MRQAKNVIAAQKTGTDKKAMLVVSFGTSYDDTRKACIESVENKIKNTFQDYEMRRAFTSEIIIKKLKERDNLVIDDPDRALQKLKDEGFTRVVVQSLHIIPGVEYDEVRALVAKYEYKFDNIVLGRPILYSKGGEDIPDDYTIAVEALKRQLPELTDDTAVVLMGHGSHHPANAAYVCLQSVLDDMGLNVCVGTVEGYPSLDNVKKRLQNNQIKHVILMPYMLVAGDHAQNDMAGDEEDSWKTQLKKDGYVVDVYLHGLGENPAYHDIYVQHIWDAIAAGKSSGRYQELQKRRDHANAL; translated from the coding sequence GTGCGACAAGCAAAGAATGTTATTGCAGCACAGAAAACCGGTACGGATAAAAAGGCCATGCTTGTTGTTAGCTTCGGGACAAGCTATGACGATACCAGGAAAGCATGCATTGAAAGCGTGGAAAATAAAATTAAAAATACATTTCAAGACTATGAAATGAGAAGAGCATTCACCTCGGAAATAATTATTAAGAAGCTAAAGGAACGGGACAACCTGGTTATTGATGACCCGGACCGGGCGCTCCAAAAGTTGAAGGATGAAGGTTTTACCCGGGTTGTGGTTCAATCCTTACATATTATTCCCGGGGTGGAATATGATGAAGTTCGCGCCCTGGTGGCAAAATATGAATATAAATTTGACAATATAGTATTGGGGCGGCCGATATTGTACTCCAAAGGTGGGGAGGACATTCCCGACGACTATACCATAGCCGTGGAGGCATTAAAGCGGCAGCTGCCTGAATTAACAGATGATACGGCGGTGGTATTGATGGGGCATGGATCGCACCACCCGGCCAATGCGGCTTATGTATGCTTGCAGAGCGTTTTGGACGATATGGGGCTAAATGTCTGCGTGGGGACGGTGGAAGGCTATCCGTCTTTGGATAACGTTAAGAAACGCTTGCAAAACAACCAAATTAAGCATGTTATTCTCATGCCCTACATGCTGGTGGCCGGTGATCATGCTCAAAATGACATGGCCGGAGACGAGGAAGACTCCTGGAAAACTCAGTTGAAAAAAGACGGCTATGTGGTGGATGTGTATCTGCACGGATTAGGTGAGAACCCCGCCTACCATGATATCTATGTTCAACATATTTGGGATGCCATAGCGGCGGGAAAAAGCAGTGGAAGATATCAAGAATTGCAAAAACGCCGGGATCATGCAAATGCTTTGTAA
- a CDS encoding tRNA-dihydrouridine synthase, with the protein MKPDLSVELCGIKFKNPIVIASATPTKDAKYMRRCVEGGAGGVISKTISPEPLLTKYVSPRFTVLHKKGWPQVYSNYSCEFLATYSVEEWMNELKLARKYCDEAGTVLIGSISGDSLKAWSELAKQVEDIGVDMLELNFGCPHPRDLGYKSGQELGSDPDAAAEVTKIVVDSVKIPVFVKLTAEAISPVYVAKRVKIAGAGGVTVVNRFPALDVDLDTGRPLLHSTFAGVGGPWMRPITLKWIAKVAREVGLPISATNGINSWKDMIKCTMVGATTIQTCTALMYGTKQYGHIQDFLDGMQNYLAEKGYSSLNDIRGITLPQIRTWDVVDRETKNISKVNTEKCVGCGFCPTWCFYDAISMYEQDDKKRKASIDPEKCDGCGLCASLCPKDAITMEGPERVFLGDFE; encoded by the coding sequence ATGAAACCGGATCTTAGTGTGGAATTATGTGGCATTAAGTTTAAAAACCCTATAGTAATCGCATCAGCTACCCCTACCAAAGATGCCAAATATATGCGCAGGTGTGTAGAAGGTGGCGCAGGCGGCGTAATCTCCAAAACAATCAGCCCCGAACCGCTGTTGACCAAGTATGTGTCACCCAGATTTACGGTATTACATAAAAAAGGTTGGCCGCAGGTTTATTCCAATTATTCATGTGAATTTCTAGCTACCTACTCAGTTGAAGAGTGGATGAATGAGTTAAAACTGGCCCGTAAATATTGTGACGAAGCAGGCACGGTACTAATAGGCAGTATTTCCGGCGATTCGCTGAAAGCTTGGTCCGAGTTGGCCAAGCAGGTGGAAGATATCGGCGTGGATATGCTGGAATTGAACTTTGGTTGTCCGCACCCGCGTGATCTGGGCTACAAGAGCGGTCAGGAGTTGGGCAGCGATCCCGATGCAGCCGCGGAAGTAACCAAAATTGTAGTAGATTCCGTAAAAATACCTGTTTTTGTTAAACTTACCGCGGAAGCTATCAGCCCGGTATATGTGGCTAAACGCGTTAAAATAGCAGGCGCCGGCGGCGTGACGGTGGTTAACAGGTTCCCGGCTTTGGATGTGGACCTTGATACCGGCCGTCCCCTGCTGCACTCCACCTTTGCCGGAGTGGGCGGTCCCTGGATGAGGCCGATTACTCTGAAATGGATAGCCAAGGTTGCCAGGGAAGTTGGGCTGCCTATTTCCGCAACCAACGGCATCAACAGTTGGAAAGATATGATTAAGTGCACTATGGTTGGCGCAACCACTATTCAAACATGTACCGCATTAATGTATGGCACCAAACAATACGGTCACATTCAGGATTTCCTCGATGGTATGCAAAATTATCTGGCTGAAAAAGGCTATAGTTCACTGAATGATATTAGAGGCATCACTCTCCCGCAAATTAGAACCTGGGATGTAGTGGACCGCGAAACCAAAAACATCTCCAAAGTTAACACGGAAAAATGTGTCGGCTGCGGATTCTGTCCCACCTGGTGTTTCTATGATGCCATATCCATGTATGAACAGGATGACAAAAAGCGCAAAGCCAGTATTGACCCGGAAAAATGCGATGGCTGCGGTCTTTGCGCATCGTTATGCCCCAAAGACGCTATTACCATGGAAGGGCCTGAACGGGTGTTCCTGGGCGACTTTGAATAA
- a CDS encoding carbon-nitrogen family hydrolase gives MIKVASLQLRITDDQTKEERIAYVRAQMDKVSGADLILLPEIWNIGYFSFEQYESQSEALSGPTVSAVAEKAKELNAYVFAGSFVEKNDGKLYNTSVLLDNKGKITGTYRKMHLFGYGSAETKLLTPGSEVVSLKTELGVLGLSTCYDLRFPELYRRMMEQGAEVFLVTSGWPFPRVANWVALNQVRALENVCYLISCNCAGVNRGKQFLGHSMVVDPWGVTIAGSAEEERIIIAAIDPALVHQIRAEFPPLRDRVLKL, from the coding sequence ATGATAAAAGTTGCCTCATTACAATTAAGGATAACAGACGATCAAACCAAAGAAGAGCGCATAGCCTATGTCCGGGCGCAAATGGATAAAGTCAGTGGCGCGGATCTTATCCTGCTTCCTGAAATCTGGAATATTGGTTATTTTTCATTTGAACAATATGAAAGCCAAAGTGAAGCTTTAAGCGGTCCAACGGTAAGTGCTGTTGCTGAAAAGGCTAAAGAATTAAACGCCTATGTGTTTGCCGGAAGTTTTGTGGAAAAAAACGACGGCAAGCTGTATAATACCAGCGTTCTGCTGGATAATAAAGGTAAAATCACGGGCACTTACCGTAAAATGCACCTGTTTGGCTATGGTTCGGCGGAAACAAAACTGTTAACCCCCGGGTCGGAAGTGGTTAGCCTAAAAACAGAGCTGGGCGTTTTGGGACTTTCAACATGCTATGATCTGCGATTCCCTGAATTGTATCGCAGGATGATGGAGCAGGGAGCGGAAGTTTTCCTGGTTACCTCGGGCTGGCCCTTCCCGCGTGTGGCTAACTGGGTAGCGTTAAACCAGGTCAGGGCGCTGGAGAATGTCTGCTACTTGATTTCATGTAACTGTGCGGGTGTGAACAGAGGCAAACAATTCCTGGGCCATAGTATGGTTGTTGATCCCTGGGGAGTAACCATTGCCGGCAGTGCCGAAGAAGAACGTATTATTATCGCAGCAATCGATCCTGCTTTGGTACACCAAATCAGGGCGGAATTTCCGCCATTACGCGATAGAGTGCTTAAATTATAG
- a CDS encoding DUF2848 family protein, with amino-acid sequence MPVLEFRINGNPNEILKYDIKKIVNAGYTGRNQAEVQKHIDELKEKGIPAPDETPTYFAKFNDRLIQDEIIEVLDESDHSGEAEYALLCTETEIYVATGSDHTDRKLEEDDIPKAKQVYPNTISKDVWRLSEVKDHWDEIVLRSWVEHEGQKVIFQEAPLSALLAPEDLLARVKKIVDLPSIDGLVIYSGTVAAKVDVDYSPYFAVELDDRKRNVKLINSYRLEPVSKWFKK; translated from the coding sequence ATGCCTGTTTTAGAGTTTAGAATTAATGGTAATCCCAACGAAATATTAAAATATGACATAAAGAAAATTGTTAATGCCGGCTATACCGGGAGAAACCAGGCGGAAGTGCAAAAGCACATTGATGAATTAAAGGAAAAAGGCATACCGGCTCCGGATGAAACTCCGACATATTTTGCTAAATTTAATGACCGGCTAATTCAAGACGAGATAATTGAAGTTCTGGATGAAAGCGATCATTCAGGTGAAGCGGAGTATGCGCTCTTATGCACGGAAACCGAAATTTACGTGGCCACCGGCAGCGACCATACGGACCGCAAGCTGGAAGAGGATGATATTCCCAAGGCCAAGCAGGTTTATCCGAATACGATATCCAAAGACGTATGGCGGCTTTCGGAAGTTAAGGATCATTGGGACGAAATCGTTCTGCGCAGCTGGGTGGAACATGAAGGCCAAAAAGTTATTTTTCAGGAAGCGCCCTTGTCTGCCTTGCTTGCTCCGGAAGACCTTTTAGCCAGAGTGAAAAAAATAGTCGATCTGCCGAGTATTGACGGATTGGTAATTTATTCGGGCACAGTGGCCGCCAAGGTAGATGTGGATTACAGCCCCTACTTTGCCGTGGAACTGGATGATCGGAAGAGGAATGTTAAGCTAATCAACAGCTATCGTTTAGAACCGGTAAGCAAATGGTTTAAAAAATAA